The following proteins are co-located in the Candidatus Methylomirabilota bacterium genome:
- a CDS encoding methyltransferase domain-containing protein, whose translation MAVEAFAGVSNVAVFASLPPGARVLDLGCGAGLDSLIAARRVGPTGRVIGIDFSDSMLTRAGQAAAALGINVTFCRGDAEHLPLEPGSIDVALVNGIFNLNPARTQIFRELARVVRPGGVVYAAELIAQEAVTTSGTFTEAEWFA comes from the coding sequence ATGGCGGTCGAGGCCTTTGCCGGGGTCTCCAACGTGGCCGTCTTCGCCTCTCTCCCGCCCGGCGCCCGGGTACTTGACCTCGGCTGTGGGGCAGGCCTCGACAGCCTGATTGCGGCGCGGCGGGTGGGACCGACCGGCCGGGTGATCGGGATCGACTTCAGCGACTCCATGCTGACCAGGGCGGGACAGGCCGCGGCCGCACTCGGGATCAACGTGACCTTTTGTCGCGGAGATGCGGAGCACCTCCCGCTGGAGCCCGGGTCGATTGACGTGGCGCTCGTCAACGGCATCTTCAACCTGAACCCGGCCCGCACCCAGATCTTTCGGGAGCTCGCGAGGGTGGTGCGGCCTGGTGGCGTCGTCTATGCTGCAGAGCTCATCGCGCAGGAGGCCGTGACCACATCGGGCACGTTCACCGAAGCC